In Cryptococcus deuterogattii R265 chromosome 4, complete sequence, a genomic segment contains:
- a CDS encoding DEAH box polypeptide 36, with translation MAKKKLSLKPQNRGFATTSLPKKSAPQAVPPPALSPPPPSPPAATLPSSPPPVADWENEESAEQIALQSLVDRLQDKAEKEVTRIVKAIEYDRRLAASFPKLDINQAIRDTALELALEEEKAACQDPDHPPVVTFPSTSVSESEKGLLRYFIAYHVLQNLGFRQERIEQCLLHGINEGEGWEEALEWLWLHLSEDECLQRGEYERTTEPSIAEHQESLVPAIEPDIEPVAKPAESSKPIQAALQATDTSTEVCTTTHKSLFQSQNASDTESDSEAEDEYHINEQWAKLQLELDTLRMASGEGKKGKKGKGNQVVIETPEIRRLKDKISRVEKEYMFTRKDANAILKVLKSQRDVAAIAAKFKGASMQNSSQTETETPPENTQGDSIIEEKTNLMDGSSDEEGDLFGGMLDEPTTLPSIATETSASTRITVRSMPIPKQMSFAGTIPKNILKTALAKQTKQAVISYVNLSGASRAARAGLEIGWQGGGRKIWKMDDIACDDMVEAENYVSTLALSDLEAEKTVAGVNWRTMPPSYRELWEELKVKRKEREDENRRGTWKVIKGIWDKKAVEAIAEKNDESKSSSGNIPTEAPAKPAKEKENVVIQKLQDDFAKRKESPAYQAMLPQRNTLPIASFRDQIISTLDANQILVFSGETGCGKSTQLPSFILEDQLARGKPCKIVVTEPRRISAISLAQRVSQELGDAPGTVGTLSSLVGYSIRLESKTSANTRLSFVTNGIALRMLESGSSGSSRGTAFDEVTHIIVDEVHERSIESDFLLIVLKNLCEARKDLKVVLMSATVDAEKISAFFGGCPFMSVPGRTFPVTVQYLEDAVELAGWHIDGSSPYAIRGRKFKPASQMVEWNEEGAKSDSDPEDEDEETTFNPAKLSSSKYSAQTVDTINILDSRLIPYDLIVLLLEKICFEAADYVPFSQATLVFMPGLAEIRKLNDMLLAHPRFGSTDFVVWPLHSSISSEGQSAVFKRPPEGVRKIVISTNIAETGVTIPDITCVIDTGKQREMRYDEKRQLSRFVESYVARSNAKQRRGRAGRVQEGLAFHLFTKARHDTQLPEHPIPEMLRLSLQDLALRIKILKVPLGKTVESVLLQALDPPSSINIQRAIASLVEVKALTPNEEITPLGRLLSKLPMDVHLGKFLLVAAMLGCLDPALTIAATLNSKSPFVTPFGFESQARAAKQSFAIGNNDFFTIANVFASWRRASDNPHFVRTFCKKNFVSHQNLQQIEELRQQLLAYLVDTSFVDATPAQRQAISQGRFSRGVRTKFVPVPPELNVNGEDLKVVGAALVSGLYPKLLTLDASGGMKTITNQQPVAIHPSSVNFKVRKSEFDSNYLAYFTIMHSKRLYAWETGPVDDTALALLCGDIADFKISSSSFILDRKIKYSLSPKASIAVKLIREQFYQVMSLRFKGKKLSDNQQRWFELGLKCLAAGLQDEKATKIGVI, from the exons atggcgaagaagaagctctcCCTCAAGC CCCAGAACAGGGGCTTTGCGACCACCTCTCTCCCCAAAAAGTCAGCCCCGCAGGCTGTTCCCCCACCCGCACTTTccccccctcctccttcgccGCCGGCGGCGaccctcccatcctccccGCCACCTGTCGCCGACTGGGAGAACGAGGAAAGTGCAGAGCAAATCGCCCTCCAGAGTCTTGTCGACAGATTGCAGGAcaaggctgagaaggaagtcACCCGCATAGTAAAG GCTATCGAATACGACCGTCGTCTGGCAGCCTCGTTCCCCAAGCTTGATATCAACCAGGCCATTCGAGATACCGCTCTTGAGTTGGcattggaggaagaaaaagcagcTTGCCAAG ATCCCGATCATCCTCCCGTCGTTACCTTTCCCTCAACCTCGGTTTCAGAGTCAGAAAAAGGCCTGTTGCGGTACTTTATTGCTTACCACGTCCTTCAAAACCTTGGCTTCCGACAAGAGAGGATCGAACAGTGCCTTTTACACGGTATTAACGAGGGAGAGGGCTGGGAGGAAGCTCTTGAATGG CTGTGGTTGCATCTCAGCGAGGATGAGTGTCTCCAACGAGGAGAGTATGAAAGAACGACCG AGCCCAGTATAGCTGAACATCAAGAGTCGCTCGTCCCCGCCATTGAACCGGACATTGAACCTGTCGCTAAACCTGCAGAGTCTTCCAAACCCATACAGGCGGCATTGCAGGCTACTGACACCAGCACCGAAGTCTGCACCACGACCCACAAATCATTGTTTCAAAGTCAAAACGCATCAGATACCGAGTCTGACTCTGAAGCTGAAGACGAATACCACATCAACGAGCAGTGGGCAAAATTGCAGTTGGAACTTGATACCCTTCGTATGGCGTCTGGAGAAGGCAAAAAAGGtaaaaagggaaagggtaATCAAGTAGTGATTGAAACACCGGAAATAAGAAGGCTCAAGGACAAGATCAGTAGAGTGGAAAAGGAGTACATGTTTACTCGCAAGGATGCGA ATGCCATACTCAAGGTTTTGAAAAGTCAAAGGGACGTCGCAGCTATCGCTGCCAAGTTCAAGGGCGCCTCCATGCAGAATAGCAGCCAAACCGAAACTGAGACTCCTCCGGAAAATACTCAAGGTGATTCGATTATAGAGGAAAAGACTAACCTTATGGATGGATCATCTGACGAGGAGGGAGACCTTTTTGGTGGCATGCTGGACGAGCCCACTACTCTCCCCAGTATCGCGACTGAAACATCAGCTTCAACACGTATTACAGTCCGTTCTATGCCCATCCCGAAACAAATGTCATTTGCTGGTACCATTCCGAAAAATATCCTCAAAACAGCCCTGGCCAAACAGACAAAGCAGGCCGTCATATCATATGTCAACTTGTCTGGTGCCAGTCGCGCCGCAAGGGCTGGCTTGGAAATTGGTTGGcaaggaggtggaaggaaaatttggaagatggatgatatTGCGTGTGATGATATGGTCGAGGCGGAGAACTATGTGTCGACACTAGCGCTCTCGGATTTGGAAGCAGAAAAAACCGTTGCAGGAGTTAACTGGAGGACAATGCCGCCTTCATACAGAGAATTATGGGAGGAGCTGAAGGtcaagaggaaagaaagagaggatgagaataGAAGGGGCACTTGGAAGGTGATCAAGGGCATATGGGATAAGAAGGCCGTTGAAGCGATTGCAGAGAAAAATGATGAGTCAAAATCTAGCAGTGGCAACATTCCGACTGAAGCACCTGCGAAACCggcaaaagagaaggaaaatgtcGTCATTCAGAAGCTTCAAGATGACTTTGCCAAGCGGAAAGAGTCACCAGCATACCAGGCAATGCTTCCTCAGCGTAACACACTTCCGATTGCTTCATTTCGTGATCAGATCATTTCCACTTTGGACGCCAATCAGATCTTGGTGTTTAGTGGTGAGACTGGTTGCGGTAAATCTACTCAACTGCcgtccttcatcttggAAGACCAACTGGCCAGGGGCAAGCCTTGTAAAATAGTCGTGACCGAGCCTCGACGTATCAGCGCCATTTCGTTGGCCCAACGAGTGTCCCAGGAACTGGGCGATGCTCCAGGTACGGTTGGCACCTTATCCTCGCTCGTTGGCTACAGCATTCGCTTGGAATCGAAGACTTCGGCCAACACTCGTCTTTCATTCGTGACGAATGGTATTGCACTTCGTATGCTCGAGTCTGGTTCTAGCGGTAGTTCCAGAGGCACGGCGTTTGACGAAGTCACACATATCATCGTGGATGAAGTGCATGAACGTTCAATCGAGTCAGACTTCTTGCTTATCGTCTTGAAGAATCTTTGTgaggcaaggaaggatcTCAAGGTTGTTTTGATGTCGGCCACCGTAGACGCTGAGAAAATTTCGGCCTTTTTCGGAGGTTGCCCCTTTATGTCTGTACCGGGAAGAACGTTCCCCGTTACGGTGCAATACCTTGAAGACGCTGTTGAGCTTGCAGGATGGCATATCGACGGATCTTCTCCCTACGCCATTCGAGGCCGAAAATTCAAGCCAGCGAGTCAGATGGTGGAGTGGAACGAAGAAGGGGCAAAATCTGATTCGGACcccgaagatgaagacgaagaaacAACATTCAACCCTGCAAAGCTGTCGTCAAGCAAGTACTCTGCTCAGACAGTTGACACTATCAATATTCTGGACTCTCGATTAATTCCATATGATCTCATCGTCTTACTGCTAGAGAAGATTTGCTTTGAAGCTGCCGATTATGTGCCTTTTTCTCAGGCAACTCTAGTATTCATGCCGGGCCTGGCGGAGATTAGAAAGCTGAACGACATGCTGCTCGCACATCCAAGATTTGGCAGTACAGATTTTGTGGTGTGGCCTTTGCATTCCAGTATCTCTTCCGAAGGGCAAAGTGCGGTATTCAAAAGGCCTCCGGAAGgagtgaggaagattgTAATCT CTACAAATATTGCAG AAACTGGTGTCACCATTCCAGATATCACATGTGTTATTGATACCGGAAAACAGCGTGAAATGCG CTATGACGAGAAGCGACAGCTTTCACGATTCGTCGAATCATACGTCGCAAGAAGCAACGCTAAACAGCGTCGCGGACGAGCCGGTCGTGTTCAGGAAGGCCTTGCGTTCCATCTGTTCACTAAGGCTAGACATGACACCCAG CTTCCTGAGCATCCCATTCCCGAGATGCTCAGGCTCTCTCTCCAAGACCTTGCTCTTCGTATCAAGATCCTCAAAGTGCCTCTCGGCAAGACTGTTGAATCTGTCCTGTTGCAGGCGCTCGATCCCCCTTCGTCGATCAATATTCAGCGTGCTATCGCTTCTCTAGTTGAGGTCAAGGCGCTCACGCCAAATGAAGAGATTACACCCTTAGGACGGCTGCTTTCCAAACTTCCCATGGATGTTCATCTCGGAAAGTTCCTACTTGTGGCCGCTATGCTTGGCTGCCTGGACCCGGCCTTGACTATTGCAGCAACGTTAAACTCCAAAAGTCCATTTGTGACTCCATTTGGTTTTGAGTCACAGGCCCGAGCTGCTAAGCAGAGTTTCGCCATTG GAAATAACGACTTCTTCACTATTGCAAACGTCTTTGcaagttggagaagagcttCTGATAATCCCCACTTTGTGAGGACGTTTTGTAAGAAAAACTTTGTATCTCATCAG AATTTGCAACAAATCGAAGAGCTCAGGCAGCAACTGCTTGC ATATCTAGTTGATACATCCTTTGTCGATGCTACGCCTGCTCAAAGACAAGCGATCAGTCA GGGCCGCTTCTCTCGTGGCGTGCGTACCAAATTTGTTCCTGTGCCTCCAGAATTGAACGTCAATGGAGAGGATTTGAAAGTGGTTGGAGCGGCCCTGGTCTCTGGTCTGTATCCCAAGCTACTAACTCTCGATGCTTCTGGTGGCATGAAGACCATAACAAACCAGCAACCGGTCGCAATT CACCCCAGTTCTGTCAACTTCAAAGTTCGCAAGAGCGAGTTTGATTCAAATTATCTGGCATATTTTACAATCATGCACTCCAAGAGATTGTACGCCTGGGAAACGGGACCTGTGGATGACACGGCGTTGGCGTTGCTATGTGGTGATATTGCAGATTTCAAG ATatcgtcatcctcattcaTTCTTGATAGGAAGATCAAGTACAGCTTGTCGCCCAAGGCGTCTATCGCTGTCAAGTTGATTCGAGAACAATTTTATCAGGTAATGTCATTGCGCttcaagggaaagaaacTGTCAGACAACCAGCAAAGATGGTTTGAGCTTGGTCTCAAGTGTCTCGCAGCTGGACTGCAAGACGAGAAGGCGACCAAGATTGGTGTGATATAG
- a CDS encoding porphobilinogen synthase, protein MSHTAHFQVPPLQISSVLHGGIHHPTLRTWQANGRNLTKSMLIYPIFISDDPDAEQEVVTLPGQKRWGLNKLEGFLKPLVEKGLKSVILFGVPTTMEKDPRGTAADDESTPVIQALKLLTNVFPQLMLCVDVCLCEYTSHGHCGILSSLPNPAHSNAPTLDAEASAQRIAEVAVAYAKAGAHCVAPSDMMDGRIRAIKYGLMQVGLANRCALMSYSAKFASGLYGPFRDAAGSAPSFGNRKCYQLPPNARSLARRAIQRDAGEGADILMVKPALPYLDIISDCAQYAPDHPTACYQVSGEYAMVVAGAEKGIYDLKEMAFETTESMVRAGASIILTYFTPQFLDWLDE, encoded by the exons ATGTCGCACACAGCCCACTTCCAGGTTCCCCCTCTCCAGATATC CTCCGTACTTCACGGTGGTATCCATCACCCTACTCTCAGAACATGGCAGGCTAATGGACGGAACCTCACAAAGTCTATGCTTATCTaccccatcttcatctcagACGACCCCGACGCTGAACAAGAAGTTGTAACTTTGCCGGGACAGAAGCGATGGGGTCTCAATAAGCTTGAGGGGTTCCTGAAGCCTTTGGTGGAAAAAGGATTGAAGAGTGTTATTCTGTTCGGTGTGCCTACTACTATGGAAAAG GATCCTCGCGGCACCGCTGCCGATGACGAGTCGACTCCGGTCATTCAAGCACTGAAACTTCTTACCAATGTCTTCCCCCAACTCATGCTTTGCGTAGACGTTTGCCTATGTGAATATACATCTCACGGTCACTGTGGCATTCTCTCGTCTCTTCCGAATCCAGCTCATTCCAATGCCCCCACCCTTGACGCGGAAGCTTCAGCTCAGCGAATTGCTGAAGTTGCTGTCGCCTATGCCAAAGCTGGTGCTCACTGTGTGGCGCCTAGTGACATGATGGACGGAAGAATACGAGCGATCAAATATGGATTGATGCAGGTTGGATTGGCCAATAGGTGTGCCTTGATGAGTTACTCGGCCAAGTTTGCTAGTGGGTTATACGGACCTTTCCG AGACGCTGCCGGAAGTGCACCTTCATTTGGCAACAGAAAATGCTATCAGCTTCCTCCCAATGCTCGTAGCCTTGCTAGAAGAGCTATT CAACGAGATGCTGGCGAGGGTGCTGATATCCTCATGGTCAAGCCTGCTCTCCCTTACCTGGACATCATTTCAGATTGCGCGCAATATGCCCCTGACCACCCAACTGCCTGTTACCAAGTCTCAGGTGAGTATGCCATGGTCGTCGCTGGTGCAGAGAAGGGCATCTATGAtctgaaggagatggcgTTCGAAACTACGGAAAGCATGGTTCGCGCGG GGGCCAGTATAATCCTGACATATTTCACTCCTCAATTCCTTGATTGGCTTGATGAATGA